From one Dysidea avara chromosome 9, odDysAvar1.4, whole genome shotgun sequence genomic stretch:
- the LOC136266745 gene encoding uncharacterized protein, protein MSVCFQLTLAAGHNDIADSLELTSKIYRLQLTRIFMIQCTLCVFDFINFPRPHGCLNVTENIEFKQHPVLQEISEQVDKQNDELQFTLPMLLVWQNCFYNFVGNCV, encoded by the exons ATGTCCGTATGCTTTCAGTTAACGTTAGCAGCCGGACACAATGATATTGCTG attcactggaattaactagtaagatatatcgtctgcagttaacaagaatctttatgatacaatgtacattgtgcgtcttcgacttcatcaactttccaagacct CACGGATGtctcaatgtcactgagaacatagaatttaaacaacatcca gtgctgcaagaaatcagtgaacaagtagacaaacaaaatgatgaactccag tttacactaccaatgctgctggtctggcagaattgtttttacaactttgttggcaactgcgTGTGA
- the LOC136266721 gene encoding uncharacterized protein isoform X1, whose product MQRDQGSKGGIIVNENSELSIIYFASSHLLGLYEKFPEVLMIDGTYNVNKSRMPLYSFMIEDGNGHGRTVFYAATTDESAQHLRAIVQAFKNSNPCYGNTKVIVIDKDFTEIAVLKDEIPTVTVLFCQFHVIKCFYKAVSDAEVPKEQRDSLRKVLHDIVYSESMDDYEDYLAEIVRLGNPSFEKYFFDNWNSCLEMWASFQRDSSVHFGNTTNNRLECSHSKLKDLIGRTSSLSEMFEGVLSFMNFINQESSHNAFVEQFTSISTKLDHVAGMQEVSAICTGYATKLLQNQVEVAQKVDYEFVDTGDSAVTVKYKDHTHSVDIEAGVCSCSFWNTMLLPCRHIIGTRLHKGLSVVDLSMINQRWLKSYQIDFVTESTHHDDPACTSNCALEYDLLPEPPMQKTLNQAQKYKKMLNLCQKIAAQASMVGMPQFREMYNTVETLVKNWDSGSKCVVVSCDDECEKCTSDHEESTLDGQVASDEAVKECSWETIEYEVECDIDDETTQYSDTTWHVDFTQHSDVTQHGDITSHDDVTQHGDTTSHDDVTQHDDTTRHGDVTQYGDTTGHGDTTRHSDVTQHGDTTRHGDVTQHGDTTRHGDVTQHGDTTGHGDTTRHSDVTQHGDTTRHGDVTQHSDTTRHGDVTQHGDTTRHGDVTQHSDTTRHGDVTQYGDTTGHGDVTQHSDTTRHGEVTQHSDTTRHGDVTQQSDTTRHDDTAQLEKQIMKPAKRATMQQNTILHSSIEEIIDGNGAGQQTQLKNLAVTSIKKSSIHLKPSIKARGRPKYSSKLWPSKSKKRQHSEDRCKENIQPSVQVGKASNNTQRKRSRRCGECIGCTSVDCQKCSACQDMVKYGGPGKKKQCCVNRRCVVTEQHKCSYNSGTSHTWVDLCKPEWWTLKPEVSKVVLDIWQEASQGIFGKMGSSDMMDIDVYALFPGNWLTDKGITTFLKVAAKRCLQMKGLNTFVASTFLYNSMCRNMNLAKRWYRDVNICDYELWVIPVNINESHWILVVLQTTKKELWLFDSTANVYVSCISVFKEWLVSKTATTWRDINAASVISNMPLQSNSSDCGVFVCLGNTHRIREWITWKITEICLKENL is encoded by the exons ATGCAAAGAGATCAGGGTAGTAAAGGAGGCATAATTGTCAATGAAAATAGCGAATTGTCTATCATTTACTTTGCATCTTCTCACTTGCTAGGTTTGTATGAAAAGTTCCCAGAGGTGCTTATGATTGATGGAACTTACAATGTGAATAAGTCTCGTATGCCTCTATACTCCTTTATGATAGAGGATGGCAATGGTCATGGGAGAACTGTGTTTTATGCTGCTACCACAGACGAGAGTGCACAACATTTGAGAGCCATTGTCCAAGCATTTAAGAATAGCAATCCATGCTATGGAAACACTAAGGTTATTGTAATAGACAAAGATTTCACTGAGATAGCTGTACTTAAGGATGAAATTCCAACTGTTACAGTTTTGTTTTGCCAGTTTCATGTGATTAAGTGCTTTTACAAAGCTGTGTCAGATGCAGAAGTTCCCAAAGAACAAAGGGACAGCTTAAGGAAAGTTTTACATGATATTGTCTATAGTGAAAGCATGGATGATTATGAAGACTACTTAGCTGAAATTGTACGCCTGGGAAATCCCAGTTTTGAGAAATACTTTTTTGACAACTGGAATAGCTGCTTGGAGATGTGGGCTTCCTTTCAACGTGATTCTAGTGTTCACTTTGGAAACACAACAAATAACCGTTTAGAATGTAGCCATAGCAAGCTTAAAGATTTAATTGGTCGTACATCCTCACTTTCTGAGATGTTTGAAGGGGTACTCAGCTTTATGAACTTCATCAACCAAGAGAGTAGCCACAATGCTTTCGTAGAGCAGTTTACTTCCATATCAACTAAACTTGACCATGTTGCTGGAATGCAAGAAGTTTCTGCGATCTGTACAGGATATGCCACTAAACTTCTACAGAATCAGGTAGAAGTAGCTCAGAAAGTTGATTACGAGTTTGTAGACACAGGTGATTCTGCAGTAACAGTAAAGTATAAAGACCACACTCACAGTGTGGACATAGAAGCTGGTGTTTGTTCTTGCTCATTCTGGAACACTATGTTGCTTCCTTGTAGGCACATAATTGGTACTCGTTTGCACAAGGGTCTTTCTGTTGTAGATCTCTCTATGATAAATCAGCGTTGGCTGAAATCTTATCAAATCGACTTTGTCACAGAAAGCACCCATCATGATGACCCAGCCTGTACTAGCAATTGTGCACTTGAGTATGATCTTTTGCCAGAACCACCCATGCAGAAAACACTTAAtcaagctcaaaagtataaGAAAATGTTGAATTTGTGCCAAAAGATTGCAGCTCAGGCTAGCATGGTTGGTATGCCACAGTTTCGAGAGATGTACAACACAGTTGAAACGCTGGTAAAGAACTGGGACTCAGGTTCAAAATGTGTTGTTGTAAGCTGTGATGATGAATGTGAAAAATGCACAAGCGATCATGAGGAATCAACACTAGATGGGCAGGTTGCCAGTGATGAAGCTGTTAAGGAGTGTTCATGGGAAACCATAGAATATGAAGTCGAGTGTGATATTGATGATGAAACCACACAGTACAGTGATACCACATGGCATGTTGATTTCACACAGCACAGTGATGTCACACAACACGGTGATATCACAAGCCACGATGATGTCACACAGCATGGTGATACCACAAGCCATGATGATGTCACACAGCACGATGATACCACAAGGCACGGTGATGTCACACAGTATGGTGATACGACAGGGCATGGTGATACTACAAGGCATAGCGATGTCACACAGCATGGTGATACCACAaggcatggtgatgtcacacagCATGGTGATACCACAAGGCACGGTGATGTCACACAGCACGGTGATACCACAGGGCATGGTGATACTACAAGGCATAGCGATGTCACACAGCATGGTGATACCACAaggcatggtgatgtcacacagCACAGTGATACCACAAGGCACGGTGATGTCACACAGCACGGTGATACCACAAGGCACGGTGATGTCACACAGCACAGTGATACCACAAGGCACGGTGATGTCACACAGTACGGTGATACCACAGGGCACGGTGATGTCACACAGCACAGTGATACTACAAGGCATGGTGAGGTCACACAGCACAGTGATACCACAAGGCATGGTGATGTCACGCAACAGAGTGATACCACAAGGCATGATGATACTGCACAGCTTGAAAAACAGATTATGAAACCAGCCAAGAGGGCTACCATGCAACAAAATACCATTCTACACAGCAGTATCGAGGAGATTATTGACGGTAATGGAGCTGGTCAGCAAACACAACTGAAAAACTTAGCAGTCACATCCATTAAAAAAAGCTCAATACACCTGAAGCCTAGTATAAAAGCTCGAGGTCGTCCAAAATACTCTTCCAAACTGTGGCCATCAAAATCAAAGAAAAGACAACACAGTGAAGACAGGTGTAAAGAGAATATTCAGCCAAGTGTGCAAGTTGGCAAAGCAA GTAATAATACACAAAGAAAGAGATCCCGTCGATGTGGAGAGTGTATTGGATGCACATCCGTGGATTGTCAgaagtgctcagcatgccaggaTATGGTCAAGTATGGTGGCCCAGGAAAGAAGAAGCAGTGCTGTGTAAATAGGCGATGTGTTGTTACAG AGCAACataaatgtagctacaattCAGGTACCAGCCATACTTGGGTTGACCTTTGTAAACCTGAATGGTGGACACTTAAGCCAGAAGTTAGCAAAGTG GTACTTGATATTTGGCAGGAAGCAAGTCAAGGTATATTTGGGAAAATGGGATCATCTGATATGATGGACATCGATGTATATGCTTTGTTCCCTGGCAACTGGCTAACAGATAAG GGAATCACTACGTTTCTAAAGGTTGCTGCAAAACGCTGCCTACAAATG AAGGGACTGAATACATTTGTTGCATCCACTTTTCTATACAACAGTATGTGCCGTAATATGAATTTAGCAAAAAGATGGTACCGAGAT GTCAACATTTGTGACTATGAGCTGTGGGTAATTCCTGTCAACATCAACGAGTCACACTGGATACTTGTG GTGTTACAGACCACAAAGAAAGAACTGTGGCTATTTGACTCAACTGCAAATGTGTATGTCAGTTGCATCAGTGTCTTTAAGGAATGGTTGGTTTCGAAGACAGCGACAACCTGGAGAGATATTAATGCAGCATCAGTG ATCTCAAATATGCCACTACAGTCAAATAGCAGTGATTGCGGTGTCTTTGTTTGTTTG
- the LOC136266721 gene encoding uncharacterized protein isoform X2, with protein MIDGTYNVNKSRMPLYSFMIEDGNGHGRTVFYAATTDESAQHLRAIVQAFKNSNPCYGNTKVIVIDKDFTEIAVLKDEIPTVTVLFCQFHVIKCFYKAVSDAEVPKEQRDSLRKVLHDIVYSESMDDYEDYLAEIVRLGNPSFEKYFFDNWNSCLEMWASFQRDSSVHFGNTTNNRLECSHSKLKDLIGRTSSLSEMFEGVLSFMNFINQESSHNAFVEQFTSISTKLDHVAGMQEVSAICTGYATKLLQNQVEVAQKVDYEFVDTGDSAVTVKYKDHTHSVDIEAGVCSCSFWNTMLLPCRHIIGTRLHKGLSVVDLSMINQRWLKSYQIDFVTESTHHDDPACTSNCALEYDLLPEPPMQKTLNQAQKYKKMLNLCQKIAAQASMVGMPQFREMYNTVETLVKNWDSGSKCVVVSCDDECEKCTSDHEESTLDGQVASDEAVKECSWETIEYEVECDIDDETTQYSDTTWHVDFTQHSDVTQHGDITSHDDVTQHGDTTSHDDVTQHDDTTRHGDVTQYGDTTGHGDTTRHSDVTQHGDTTRHGDVTQHGDTTRHGDVTQHGDTTGHGDTTRHSDVTQHGDTTRHGDVTQHSDTTRHGDVTQHGDTTRHGDVTQHSDTTRHGDVTQYGDTTGHGDVTQHSDTTRHGEVTQHSDTTRHGDVTQQSDTTRHDDTAQLEKQIMKPAKRATMQQNTILHSSIEEIIDGNGAGQQTQLKNLAVTSIKKSSIHLKPSIKARGRPKYSSKLWPSKSKKRQHSEDRCKENIQPSVQVGKASNNTQRKRSRRCGECIGCTSVDCQKCSACQDMVKYGGPGKKKQCCVNRRCVVTEQHKCSYNSGTSHTWVDLCKPEWWTLKPEVSKVVLDIWQEASQGIFGKMGSSDMMDIDVYALFPGNWLTDKGITTFLKVAAKRCLQMKGLNTFVASTFLYNSMCRNMNLAKRWYRDVNICDYELWVIPVNINESHWILVVLQTTKKELWLFDSTANVYVSCISVFKEWLVSKTATTWRDINAASVISNMPLQSNSSDCGVFVCLGNTHRIREWITWKITEICLKENL; from the exons ATGATTGATGGAACTTACAATGTGAATAAGTCTCGTATGCCTCTATACTCCTTTATGATAGAGGATGGCAATGGTCATGGGAGAACTGTGTTTTATGCTGCTACCACAGACGAGAGTGCACAACATTTGAGAGCCATTGTCCAAGCATTTAAGAATAGCAATCCATGCTATGGAAACACTAAGGTTATTGTAATAGACAAAGATTTCACTGAGATAGCTGTACTTAAGGATGAAATTCCAACTGTTACAGTTTTGTTTTGCCAGTTTCATGTGATTAAGTGCTTTTACAAAGCTGTGTCAGATGCAGAAGTTCCCAAAGAACAAAGGGACAGCTTAAGGAAAGTTTTACATGATATTGTCTATAGTGAAAGCATGGATGATTATGAAGACTACTTAGCTGAAATTGTACGCCTGGGAAATCCCAGTTTTGAGAAATACTTTTTTGACAACTGGAATAGCTGCTTGGAGATGTGGGCTTCCTTTCAACGTGATTCTAGTGTTCACTTTGGAAACACAACAAATAACCGTTTAGAATGTAGCCATAGCAAGCTTAAAGATTTAATTGGTCGTACATCCTCACTTTCTGAGATGTTTGAAGGGGTACTCAGCTTTATGAACTTCATCAACCAAGAGAGTAGCCACAATGCTTTCGTAGAGCAGTTTACTTCCATATCAACTAAACTTGACCATGTTGCTGGAATGCAAGAAGTTTCTGCGATCTGTACAGGATATGCCACTAAACTTCTACAGAATCAGGTAGAAGTAGCTCAGAAAGTTGATTACGAGTTTGTAGACACAGGTGATTCTGCAGTAACAGTAAAGTATAAAGACCACACTCACAGTGTGGACATAGAAGCTGGTGTTTGTTCTTGCTCATTCTGGAACACTATGTTGCTTCCTTGTAGGCACATAATTGGTACTCGTTTGCACAAGGGTCTTTCTGTTGTAGATCTCTCTATGATAAATCAGCGTTGGCTGAAATCTTATCAAATCGACTTTGTCACAGAAAGCACCCATCATGATGACCCAGCCTGTACTAGCAATTGTGCACTTGAGTATGATCTTTTGCCAGAACCACCCATGCAGAAAACACTTAAtcaagctcaaaagtataaGAAAATGTTGAATTTGTGCCAAAAGATTGCAGCTCAGGCTAGCATGGTTGGTATGCCACAGTTTCGAGAGATGTACAACACAGTTGAAACGCTGGTAAAGAACTGGGACTCAGGTTCAAAATGTGTTGTTGTAAGCTGTGATGATGAATGTGAAAAATGCACAAGCGATCATGAGGAATCAACACTAGATGGGCAGGTTGCCAGTGATGAAGCTGTTAAGGAGTGTTCATGGGAAACCATAGAATATGAAGTCGAGTGTGATATTGATGATGAAACCACACAGTACAGTGATACCACATGGCATGTTGATTTCACACAGCACAGTGATGTCACACAACACGGTGATATCACAAGCCACGATGATGTCACACAGCATGGTGATACCACAAGCCATGATGATGTCACACAGCACGATGATACCACAAGGCACGGTGATGTCACACAGTATGGTGATACGACAGGGCATGGTGATACTACAAGGCATAGCGATGTCACACAGCATGGTGATACCACAaggcatggtgatgtcacacagCATGGTGATACCACAAGGCACGGTGATGTCACACAGCACGGTGATACCACAGGGCATGGTGATACTACAAGGCATAGCGATGTCACACAGCATGGTGATACCACAaggcatggtgatgtcacacagCACAGTGATACCACAAGGCACGGTGATGTCACACAGCACGGTGATACCACAAGGCACGGTGATGTCACACAGCACAGTGATACCACAAGGCACGGTGATGTCACACAGTACGGTGATACCACAGGGCACGGTGATGTCACACAGCACAGTGATACTACAAGGCATGGTGAGGTCACACAGCACAGTGATACCACAAGGCATGGTGATGTCACGCAACAGAGTGATACCACAAGGCATGATGATACTGCACAGCTTGAAAAACAGATTATGAAACCAGCCAAGAGGGCTACCATGCAACAAAATACCATTCTACACAGCAGTATCGAGGAGATTATTGACGGTAATGGAGCTGGTCAGCAAACACAACTGAAAAACTTAGCAGTCACATCCATTAAAAAAAGCTCAATACACCTGAAGCCTAGTATAAAAGCTCGAGGTCGTCCAAAATACTCTTCCAAACTGTGGCCATCAAAATCAAAGAAAAGACAACACAGTGAAGACAGGTGTAAAGAGAATATTCAGCCAAGTGTGCAAGTTGGCAAAGCAA GTAATAATACACAAAGAAAGAGATCCCGTCGATGTGGAGAGTGTATTGGATGCACATCCGTGGATTGTCAgaagtgctcagcatgccaggaTATGGTCAAGTATGGTGGCCCAGGAAAGAAGAAGCAGTGCTGTGTAAATAGGCGATGTGTTGTTACAG AGCAACataaatgtagctacaattCAGGTACCAGCCATACTTGGGTTGACCTTTGTAAACCTGAATGGTGGACACTTAAGCCAGAAGTTAGCAAAGTG GTACTTGATATTTGGCAGGAAGCAAGTCAAGGTATATTTGGGAAAATGGGATCATCTGATATGATGGACATCGATGTATATGCTTTGTTCCCTGGCAACTGGCTAACAGATAAG GGAATCACTACGTTTCTAAAGGTTGCTGCAAAACGCTGCCTACAAATG AAGGGACTGAATACATTTGTTGCATCCACTTTTCTATACAACAGTATGTGCCGTAATATGAATTTAGCAAAAAGATGGTACCGAGAT GTCAACATTTGTGACTATGAGCTGTGGGTAATTCCTGTCAACATCAACGAGTCACACTGGATACTTGTG GTGTTACAGACCACAAAGAAAGAACTGTGGCTATTTGACTCAACTGCAAATGTGTATGTCAGTTGCATCAGTGTCTTTAAGGAATGGTTGGTTTCGAAGACAGCGACAACCTGGAGAGATATTAATGCAGCATCAGTG ATCTCAAATATGCCACTACAGTCAAATAGCAGTGATTGCGGTGTCTTTGTTTGTTTG